From Drosophila suzukii chromosome 2R, CBGP_Dsuzu_IsoJpt1.0, whole genome shotgun sequence, a single genomic window includes:
- the LOC108017742 gene encoding G protein pathway suppressor 2 isoform X1, with protein MPPASAVNNSNAAAQAAKAERAEKLRGALKGFIVADRQRRQEEFETQCEEQRLRREREEVERQNQAALDDTRGQITRLDEQLADLHSQKHQLTVQLKKVLNQDETRKKMAKENELFAIQQAAVSAASGPVFLPPLRLQHQHHPLMQKPPPGGQSGKRGRSPSPPSQQQAYYKSAASYAQQKHDDYRRAADYARLSWNKTTAQYPGTGTVFYQTTAPPPTTQHSIYNYNLPLRQAYHVDLPSATVSKPPDSQSPKAPPQAQPMQVLHINLDQPAISQADLVAQSGGSISVKAAQPQVTMEKLPDRYHIEVKHDGQPPSHIPPPPHLLSEGVIFKPLLSELSMHTNVLQISSSQFPPQNPKTAGSITQGYAPGRGGSAHEQQLARQQLAMLPGQPGAPTGSVSGSAQPPPGQQMHYTRRLY; from the exons ATGCCGCCAGCATCAGCGGTGAACAACAGCAACGCGGCCGCCCAGGCGGCGAAGGCCGAGCGGGCGGAGAAGCTGCGAGGAGCCCTGAAGGGCTTCATAGTGGCGGACCGTCAGAGGCGCCAGGAGGAGTTCGAGACACAGTGCGAGGAGCAGCGATTGCGCAGGGAGCGCGAGGAGGTGGAGCGCCAAAACCAGGCGGCCCTGGACGACACACGAGGCCAGATCACACGGCTGGACGAGCAGCTGGCCGATCTGCACAGTCAGAAGCACCAGCTCACCGTCCAGCTGAAGAAGGTTCTCAACCAGGATGAAACACGGAAGAAGATGGCCAAGGAGAACGAGCTGTTCGCCATCCAGCAGGCGGCGGTCAGTGCGGCGAGTGGCCCGGTCTTTCTGCCGCCCCTTCGCCTCCAACACCAGCACCATCCGCTGATGCAAAAG CCCCCACCCGGCGGACAGTCGGGGAAACGTGGCAGGAGTCCCTCGCCACCGAGTCAGCAGCAGGCCTACTACAAGAGCGCCGCCAGCTACGCCCAGCAGA AACACGATGACTACCGTCGTGCCGCGGACTATGCTAGATTATCATGGAACA AGACCACGGCGCAGTATCCGGGCACGGGAACGGTCTTTTACCAGACCACCGCCCCTCCGCCGACGACGCAGCACTCCATCTACAACTACAACCTTCCCTTGCGCCAGGCCTACCATGTGGATCTGCCCAGCGCCACGGTCAGCAAGCCACCAGACTCACAGTCGCCCAAGGCTCCGCCCCAAGCGCAGCCGATGCAAGTGCTCCACATCAACCTCGACCAGCCGGCCATTTCGCAGGCCGACTTGGTGGCCCAGTCCGGCGGCAGCATCTCGGTGAAGGCCGCCCAGCCGCAGGTGACCATGGAGAAGCTGCCCGACCGCTACCACATCGAGGTGAAGCACGACGGCCAGCCGCCGAGCCACATCCCACCACCACCGCATCTGCTGTCGGAGGGCGTTATCTTCAAGCCGCTGCTCAGCGAACTTTCCATGCACACCAACGTGTTGCAGATAAGCAGCAGCCAG TTTCCTCCACAGAATCCCAAGACGGCGGGAAGCATCACACAGGGCTATGCCCCTGGTAGAGGGGGATCCGCTCACGAACAGCAGCTGGCTCGGCAACAGTTGGCGATGCTGCCTGGACAGCCGGGAGCACCGACAGGATCCGTTTCCGGGTCTGCTCAGCCGCCTCCTGGCCAGCAGATGCACTACACGCGACGATTGTACTAG
- the LOC108017742 gene encoding G protein pathway suppressor 2 isoform X3 → MPPASAVNNSNAAAQAAKAERAEKLRGALKGFIVADRQRRQEEFETQCEEQRLRREREEVERQNQAALDDTRGQITRLDEQLADLHSQKHQLTVQLKKVLNQDETRKKMAKENELFAIQQAAVSAASGPVFLPPLRLQHQHHPLMQKPPPGGQSGKRGRSPSPPSQQQAYYKSAASYAQQKTTAQYPGTGTVFYQTTAPPPTTQHSIYNYNLPLRQAYHVDLPSATVSKPPDSQSPKAPPQAQPMQVLHINLDQPAISQADLVAQSGGSISVKAAQPQVTMEKLPDRYHIEVKHDGQPPSHIPPPPHLLSEGVIFKPLLSELSMHTNVLQISSSQFPPQNPKTAGSITQGYAPGRGGSAHEQQLARQQLAMLPGQPGAPTGSVSGSAQPPPGQQMHYTRRLY, encoded by the exons ATGCCGCCAGCATCAGCGGTGAACAACAGCAACGCGGCCGCCCAGGCGGCGAAGGCCGAGCGGGCGGAGAAGCTGCGAGGAGCCCTGAAGGGCTTCATAGTGGCGGACCGTCAGAGGCGCCAGGAGGAGTTCGAGACACAGTGCGAGGAGCAGCGATTGCGCAGGGAGCGCGAGGAGGTGGAGCGCCAAAACCAGGCGGCCCTGGACGACACACGAGGCCAGATCACACGGCTGGACGAGCAGCTGGCCGATCTGCACAGTCAGAAGCACCAGCTCACCGTCCAGCTGAAGAAGGTTCTCAACCAGGATGAAACACGGAAGAAGATGGCCAAGGAGAACGAGCTGTTCGCCATCCAGCAGGCGGCGGTCAGTGCGGCGAGTGGCCCGGTCTTTCTGCCGCCCCTTCGCCTCCAACACCAGCACCATCCGCTGATGCAAAAG CCCCCACCCGGCGGACAGTCGGGGAAACGTGGCAGGAGTCCCTCGCCACCGAGTCAGCAGCAGGCCTACTACAAGAGCGCCGCCAGCTACGCCCAGCAGA AGACCACGGCGCAGTATCCGGGCACGGGAACGGTCTTTTACCAGACCACCGCCCCTCCGCCGACGACGCAGCACTCCATCTACAACTACAACCTTCCCTTGCGCCAGGCCTACCATGTGGATCTGCCCAGCGCCACGGTCAGCAAGCCACCAGACTCACAGTCGCCCAAGGCTCCGCCCCAAGCGCAGCCGATGCAAGTGCTCCACATCAACCTCGACCAGCCGGCCATTTCGCAGGCCGACTTGGTGGCCCAGTCCGGCGGCAGCATCTCGGTGAAGGCCGCCCAGCCGCAGGTGACCATGGAGAAGCTGCCCGACCGCTACCACATCGAGGTGAAGCACGACGGCCAGCCGCCGAGCCACATCCCACCACCACCGCATCTGCTGTCGGAGGGCGTTATCTTCAAGCCGCTGCTCAGCGAACTTTCCATGCACACCAACGTGTTGCAGATAAGCAGCAGCCAG TTTCCTCCACAGAATCCCAAGACGGCGGGAAGCATCACACAGGGCTATGCCCCTGGTAGAGGGGGATCCGCTCACGAACAGCAGCTGGCTCGGCAACAGTTGGCGATGCTGCCTGGACAGCCGGGAGCACCGACAGGATCCGTTTCCGGGTCTGCTCAGCCGCCTCCTGGCCAGCAGATGCACTACACGCGACGATTGTACTAG
- the Tsp42Ea gene encoding 23 kDa integral membrane protein, producing MSCGISMVKYILFIFNLLCSICGILLIVFGALLFSKVHNIDDFAEALRTQQVPVTMIILGTIILLISWFGCCGAIRESYCMSMTYSILLFVLMIGQLALVIYMWVQKDKYLQIMGDVVEKAWDHRTRRSDYMDALQISMKCCGRSNYNDYAYQGKFPPSCCDDTNNCRQETVYKRGCKTTFVDFWDRNSDIIKYSGLVIAAIEFVGFVFACCLANNIRNYRRRADY from the exons ATGAGCTGCGGAATCTCCATGGTTAAATATATCTTATTTATATTCAATTTGCTATGTTCG ATATGCGGCATCCTACTGATCGTTTTTGGAGCTCTGCTGTTCAGCAAAGTCCACAACATCGATGATTTTGCGGAAGCCCTGCGGACCCAGCAGGTACCTGTCACGATGATTATCCTGGGCACCATCATCCTGCTGATTTCCTGGTTCGGCTGCTGCGGTGCCATTCGGGAATCTTACTGCATGTCCATGACG taCTCGATTCTGCTGTTCGTCCTAATGATTGGCCAACTGGCCTTGGTTATCTACATGTGGGTGCAGAAGGACAAGTACTTGCAAATCATGGGCGATGTGGTGGAGAAGGCTTGGGACCATCGCACCCGTCGTTCCGACTACATGGACGCCCTTCAGATCAGC ATGAAATGCTGTGGTCGCAGTAACTACAACGACTACGCCTACCAAGGAAAATTCCCTCCCTCCTGCTGCGATGACACAAACAACTGCCGCCAGGAGACCGTTTACAAGAGGGGCTGCAAAACCACCTTCGTCGATTTTTGGGACAGGAACAGCGATATCATTAAATACTCTGGCCTGGTCATTGCCGCCATTGAA TTTGTGGGCTTCGTGTTTGCCTGTTGCCTGGCGAATAACATTCGAAACTACCGACGCCGTGCGGACTATTAA
- the LOC108017742 gene encoding G protein pathway suppressor 2 isoform X2, producing the protein MPPASAVNNSNAAAQAAKAERAEKLRGALKGFIVADRQRRQEEFETQCEEQRLRREREEVERQNQAALDDTRGQITRLDEQLADLHSQKHQLTVQLKKVLNQDETRKKMAKENELFAIQQAAVSAASGPVFLPPLRLQHQHHPLMQKPPPGGQSGKRGRSPSPPSQQQAYYKSAASYAQQKHDDYRRAADYARLSWNKTTAQYPGTGTVFYQTTAPPPTTQHSIYNYNLPLRQAYHVDLPSATVSKPPDSQSPKAPPQAQPMQVLHINLDQPAISQADLVAQSGGSISVKAAQPQVTMEKLPDRYHIEVKHDGQPPSHIPPPPHLLSEGVIFKPLLSELSMHTNVLQISSSQNPKTAGSITQGYAPGRGGSAHEQQLARQQLAMLPGQPGAPTGSVSGSAQPPPGQQMHYTRRLY; encoded by the exons ATGCCGCCAGCATCAGCGGTGAACAACAGCAACGCGGCCGCCCAGGCGGCGAAGGCCGAGCGGGCGGAGAAGCTGCGAGGAGCCCTGAAGGGCTTCATAGTGGCGGACCGTCAGAGGCGCCAGGAGGAGTTCGAGACACAGTGCGAGGAGCAGCGATTGCGCAGGGAGCGCGAGGAGGTGGAGCGCCAAAACCAGGCGGCCCTGGACGACACACGAGGCCAGATCACACGGCTGGACGAGCAGCTGGCCGATCTGCACAGTCAGAAGCACCAGCTCACCGTCCAGCTGAAGAAGGTTCTCAACCAGGATGAAACACGGAAGAAGATGGCCAAGGAGAACGAGCTGTTCGCCATCCAGCAGGCGGCGGTCAGTGCGGCGAGTGGCCCGGTCTTTCTGCCGCCCCTTCGCCTCCAACACCAGCACCATCCGCTGATGCAAAAG CCCCCACCCGGCGGACAGTCGGGGAAACGTGGCAGGAGTCCCTCGCCACCGAGTCAGCAGCAGGCCTACTACAAGAGCGCCGCCAGCTACGCCCAGCAGA AACACGATGACTACCGTCGTGCCGCGGACTATGCTAGATTATCATGGAACA AGACCACGGCGCAGTATCCGGGCACGGGAACGGTCTTTTACCAGACCACCGCCCCTCCGCCGACGACGCAGCACTCCATCTACAACTACAACCTTCCCTTGCGCCAGGCCTACCATGTGGATCTGCCCAGCGCCACGGTCAGCAAGCCACCAGACTCACAGTCGCCCAAGGCTCCGCCCCAAGCGCAGCCGATGCAAGTGCTCCACATCAACCTCGACCAGCCGGCCATTTCGCAGGCCGACTTGGTGGCCCAGTCCGGCGGCAGCATCTCGGTGAAGGCCGCCCAGCCGCAGGTGACCATGGAGAAGCTGCCCGACCGCTACCACATCGAGGTGAAGCACGACGGCCAGCCGCCGAGCCACATCCCACCACCACCGCATCTGCTGTCGGAGGGCGTTATCTTCAAGCCGCTGCTCAGCGAACTTTCCATGCACACCAACGTGTTGCAGATAAGCAGCAGCCAG AATCCCAAGACGGCGGGAAGCATCACACAGGGCTATGCCCCTGGTAGAGGGGGATCCGCTCACGAACAGCAGCTGGCTCGGCAACAGTTGGCGATGCTGCCTGGACAGCCGGGAGCACCGACAGGATCCGTTTCCGGGTCTGCTCAGCCGCCTCCTGGCCAGCAGATGCACTACACGCGACGATTGTACTAG
- the LOC108017757 gene encoding CD63 antigen: protein MNCLSSMFKYLLYLLNLIFVAGGILLIVVGSIMLSTMGNFTAFEGAVNTQTIPICIIVIGSVTFVVAFFGCCGTIRENACCTTVYAICMLILFGLQLALSIWIFAANDKFLTSMGKVVDKAMDENDAAQGYPMDALQLAFKCCGNAGYTDYTTVPASCCGYTDRSQTCEAAIYTQRPGCQAEFIDFWASNTDIIRWSSLIIALFELGIFIMSCCLASAMRKR, encoded by the exons aTGAATTGTCTATCTTCGATGTTCAAGTACCTGCTGTACTTGCTTAACCTGATATTTGTGGCCGGTGGCATCCTGCTGATCGTCGTGGGCTCCATCATGCTCTCCACGATGGGCAACTTCACCGCCTTCGAGGGAGCAGTTAACACCCAAACTATCCCGATCTGCATCATCGTCATCGGCAGTGTCACCTTCGTGGTGGCCTTCTTCGGATGCTGCGGCACTATTCGGGAGAACGCCTGCTGCACTACAGTT TACGCCATCTGCATGCTCATTCTGTTCGGTCTTCAATTGGCTCTGTCCATTTGGATCTTCGCGGCCAACGATAAGTTCCTGACCAGCATGGGCAAGGTGGTGGACAAGGCCATGGATGAGAATGACGCCGCCCAGGGATACCCCATGGACGCCCTGCAATTGGCC TTCAAGTGCTGCGGCAATGCGGGATACACCGACTACACAACTGTTCCGGCCTCCTGTTGTGGCTACACGGATCGCAGCCAGACCTGTGAGGCCGCGATCTATACCCAGCGACCTGGCTGCCAGGCCGAGTTCATCGATTTCTGGGCCTCCAACACGGACATCATTCGATGGAGCAGTCTGATCATAGCCCTCTTCGAGCTGGGCATCTTCATCATGTCCTGCTGCTTGGCCAGTGCGATGAGGAAGCGCTAA
- the Tsp42Ec gene encoding 23 kDa integral membrane protein, with the protein MGFLSGIVNFILYIVNIVFLIVGILLIVLGSIMLSDLSHFDAAGDGTNTNTIPICVTVLGALIFIVSFFGCYGIFRQSACMTGAYTSMVFVLFILQLVLTCWVFVNRSAFLGDMANLVNLLWDSKSFSAMGVLEETFDCCGDTSYTNYNNIGVAIPGTCCGYLDRQTTCSTPSVYQSKPGCSAKFEEFWDKNMDIIRWSGLGLCIFELIVFMIAGALTNCMRTQNAGRQVYA; encoded by the exons ATGGGTTTTCTATCGGGAATAGTCAACTTTATTTTGTACATTGTCAACATCGTGTTTTTG ATCGTTGGCATCCTCCTGATCGTGCTGGGATCGATCATGTTGTCCGATCTAAGTCACTTTGATGCTGCTGGGGATGGTACGAACACCAACACCATCCCTATTTGCGTCACAGTTCTGGGAGCCCTGATCTTCATAGTGTCCTTCTTCGGATGCTACGGAATCTTCAGGCAGAGTGCCTGCATGACGGGAGCT TACACCAGCATGGTTTTCGTCCTGTTCATCCTTCAACTTGTGCTCACCTGTTGGGTGTTCGTAAATCGATCGGCATTCCTGGGGGATATGGCTAATCTGGTGAACTTGCTCTGGGACTCAAAGAGCTTCAGTGCAATGGGTGTGCTAGAGGAAACCTTTGACTGTTGCGGCGATACCAGCTATACAAACTACAATAATATTGGTGTCGCAATTCCCGGAACTTGCTGCGGCTACTTGGATCGACAGACCACTTGTTCCACCCCTTCGGTCTACCAATCGAAACCCGGTTGCAGTGCTAAGTTCGAGGAGTTTTGGGACAAAAACATGGACATCATCCGCTGGTCCGGCCTGGGCCTCTGCATTTTCGAACTGATCGTCTTTATGATCGCCGGCGCCCTGACCAACTGTATGCGCACCCAGAATGCAGGGCGACAGGTGTACGCCTAG
- the LOC108017747 gene encoding uncharacterized protein: MEAAKDLVRSKYQDLCNFLERDTRGSELVIYGTSALLLAVAYVKRKPAYLVRQFKQPSHIPERLISERVMHTGRIAGVKQQEQDTLLMIQHKPLIPIFTSRKRLLPVKLPGVRVNANGYSWLQQCLIGREATFLPLKSPKGQDFVVCQLCLVHPPRGNRLLDVSETLLKLRFAKFAQDAASAVKRNGKYYQHLKKVEQTTAEKEAWLSWASGYPYIWRRYNELKQRLLPKEKLLPELVR, translated from the coding sequence ATGGAGGCGGCCAAGGATTTAGTGCGGTCCAAGTACCAGGACTTATGTAACTTTCTGGAGCGGGACACCCGGGGTAGCGAACTGGTCATCTACGGCACCTCGGCCCTCCTGCTGGCGGTGGCCTATGTGAAGCGCAAGCCGGCCTACCTGGTGCGCCAGTTCAAGCAGCCCTCCCACATCCCGGAGCGCCTGATCAGCGAGCGAGTGATGCACACAGGGCGGATTGCCGGTGTCAAGCAACAGGAGCAGGACACCCTGCTGATGATCCAGCACAAGCCTCTCATCCCGATCTTCACCAGCCGCAAGCGCCTGCTGCCCGTGAAGCTGCCGGGCGTTCGGGTCAATGCCAACGGCTACTCCTGGCTGCAGCAGTGCCTCATTGGCCGCGAGGCCACTTTCCTGCCCCTAAAATCCCCCAAGGGCCAGGACTTTGTCGTCTGCCAGCTGTGCCTGGTCCATCCGCCCAGGGGCAATCGCCTGCTCGACGTCTCCGAGACGTTGCTCAAGCTGCGCTTCGCCAAGTTCGCCCAGGATGCCGCCTCCGCGGTGAAGAGGAACGGCAAGTACTACCAGCACCTGAAGAAGGTGGAGCAGACCACCGCCGAGAAGGAGGCCTGGCTGTCCTGGGCCTCCGGCTATCCCTACATCTGGCGTCGCTACAACGAACTTAAGCAGCGCCTGCTGCCCAAGGAGAAGCTGCTGCCGGAGCTAGTGCGCTGA